Proteins from a genomic interval of Lolium perenne isolate Kyuss_39 chromosome 1, Kyuss_2.0, whole genome shotgun sequence:
- the LOC127327767 gene encoding uncharacterized protein, with the protein MSAMAATGAALRLHLLFRMLRVGELLALAALISWSSSRAPSAAAAAVRVAGSLLFSPRFVFVLGNAIVLLLLALSRRERDSSPLSSATGAASAGVAVDQVPAVPAVDSFPSYAAPTMPTPEREAPVVVVAAPAPEVVPCREMTTVYEEEVKPAAAARVVLSKARAPRRSRSEKMSPRGVGSRRAASPEQQLMPLMRRSESDNGRRRRSSASARDVAAAWAPGTDDAAEFQRKVEAFIAKQTRFRREEECMAGVLVAVE; encoded by the coding sequence ATGTCCGCCATGGCCGCGACCGGAGCAGCGCTGCGTCTACACCTCCTGTTCCGGATGCTGCGGGTGGGGGAGCTCCTCGCCTTGGCGGCGCTCATCTCCTGGTCCTCCTCCCGCGCGCCGTCCGCGGCCGCCGCCGCGGTGCGCGTCGCCGGCAGCCTCCTCTTCAGCCCGCGCTTCGTGTTCGTCCTCGGCAACGCCATCGTGCTCCTCTTGCTGGCGCTGTCCAGGCGCGAGCGGGACTCGTCACCGCTCTCCTCCGCCACCGGTGCCGCCTCTGCCGGCGTCGCCGTCGACCAGGTCCCCGCGGTGCCGGCCGTGGACAGCTTCCCGTCATATGCCGCCCCGACGATGCCGACTCCGGAAAGGGAAGCGCCGGTGGTGGTTGTAGCAGCACCGGCGCCCGAGGTGGTCCCGTGCAGGGAGATGACGACGGTGTACGAGGAGGAGGTCAAGCCTGCCGCGGCAGCGCGCGTCGTCCTGAGCAAGGCCCGCGCGCCGAGGCGGAGCAGGTCCGAGAAGATGAGCCCGCGCGGGGTGGGGTCCCGCCGCGCGGCGTCCCCGGAGCAGCAGCTGATGCCACTGATGCGGCGTTCGGAGTCGGACAACGGGCGCAGGCGGCGGTCGTCGGCGTCGGCGCGGGACGTGGCGGCGGCGTGGGCCCCCGGGACGGACGACGCGGCGGAGTTCCAGCGGAAGGTGGAGGCGTTCATCGCGAAGCAGACGCGGTTCCGGCGCGAGGAGGAGTGCATGGCCGGCGTTCTCGTCGCCGTGGAATGA